The following coding sequences lie in one Timaviella obliquedivisa GSE-PSE-MK23-08B genomic window:
- a CDS encoding ATP-dependent helicase — protein MVASSDPQEISSQQTERNLALQALRDRLRPGQQCMADWQGGALAVSAVPGSGKSTGMAIASALLLARRFQQGKDAQPGQLALVTFTRSAVANLKGKIRQSLKELSLPSQGFMVSTLHGLALNIATQHPELSGLNLSRMTLVSPGQSSRLIRACVEQWVSANPQAYQQLLEGRQADHEETERLRRQSVLRSEVLPELAFTAIHEAKSSGLLPQDLQEISNNAEFRSSLEGATYNVLEIAAGLYDRYQRLLQSRGYIDYDEMILAALRVLENEAARHLWQSQIYAVFEDEAQDSSPLQTRLLEILAAHPSEPALNLIRVGDPNQAINSTFTPADPSFFNDFCQRCQTEGRLAEMDQAGRSTQIIIDAANFTLDWVNTRYSLPEIETIHQIGSTQPFRHQYIHPVSTNDPQADANPVAEGKGLEICFPSDIYRSVDLIAQRVADRLTHNPEARAAVLVRENRQGKFLAEVLRNPAQYGIETNLEEIGIEIYDVGDRDRHSHVPAEILTLLQFLDRPHSPDYLKAALRVLSDRQLIPPQDLNRLVSFPEQFLYPAPLDPPQPEPVLRARRYCAGLLRARLELPHYQLISFLAMTLQYDQAELASADKLAERISQQTSADSSMVAVLEALSELVRSERFEPVEADDSEARYIRPRQLTIMTMHKAKGLDWDYVFLPFLHDSLIPGSLRVLPQAQFLGNFTLSEVARAQIRAHIHGEGILPNIEAAWNRAGLLKTAEEFRLLYVAMTRARKLLWMSAARLAPFTWSKPENLSDREACSVLPALAQRFPQAVSQDKSDRG, from the coding sequence ATGGTAGCGTCTTCAGATCCACAAGAGATAAGCTCACAACAGACAGAGCGGAATCTAGCCCTACAAGCTCTGCGCGATCGCCTGCGCCCGGGGCAGCAGTGCATGGCAGACTGGCAAGGAGGAGCATTAGCAGTTTCGGCGGTGCCGGGTTCAGGAAAATCTACGGGAATGGCGATCGCCTCTGCTCTGCTCCTTGCCCGCCGCTTCCAGCAAGGAAAAGATGCACAACCCGGACAACTTGCCCTGGTGACTTTCACCCGCTCAGCCGTCGCCAACCTTAAAGGCAAAATTCGTCAGTCTTTGAAGGAGCTATCCTTGCCGTCTCAAGGATTTATGGTGTCTACTCTGCACGGGCTGGCGTTAAACATCGCTACTCAGCATCCAGAACTTTCAGGACTCAACCTCAGCCGCATGACATTGGTTTCTCCTGGTCAAAGCAGTCGCTTGATTCGCGCTTGCGTCGAGCAATGGGTTTCGGCAAATCCTCAAGCCTATCAGCAGCTTTTGGAAGGAAGACAGGCAGATCATGAAGAAACAGAGCGCCTCCGCCGCCAGTCGGTTCTGCGCTCTGAGGTCTTACCAGAACTAGCATTCACTGCGATTCATGAGGCAAAAAGCTCAGGATTACTGCCCCAAGATCTACAAGAAATCAGTAACAACGCAGAGTTTCGCTCTTCTTTAGAGGGTGCAACTTACAACGTTTTAGAAATAGCGGCTGGACTGTACGATCGCTACCAAAGGCTCTTGCAATCTAGAGGCTACATTGACTACGACGAGATGATTCTGGCGGCTCTGCGAGTGCTCGAAAACGAAGCTGCCCGTCACCTCTGGCAATCTCAAATTTACGCTGTTTTTGAAGACGAAGCCCAAGATTCCTCGCCACTGCAAACCCGTCTATTAGAAATCCTGGCAGCCCACCCAAGCGAACCTGCTCTTAATCTGATTCGGGTGGGCGACCCCAATCAAGCCATCAATTCTACCTTCACCCCTGCCGACCCCTCCTTCTTTAACGACTTCTGTCAACGCTGTCAAACCGAAGGTCGCTTAGCTGAGATGGATCAAGCCGGACGCAGTACCCAAATTATTATCGACGCAGCCAACTTTACCCTTGATTGGGTCAACACTCGCTACTCCCTCCCTGAGATTGAGACAATCCATCAGATCGGTTCGACACAACCTTTTCGTCACCAGTACATTCATCCCGTTTCTACCAATGATCCACAAGCCGATGCGAACCCTGTGGCTGAAGGAAAAGGTTTGGAGATTTGCTTTCCTAGCGACATTTATCGCAGCGTTGATTTAATCGCCCAACGGGTTGCCGATCGCCTGACTCATAATCCAGAGGCACGAGCAGCAGTATTAGTCCGAGAAAATCGGCAGGGAAAGTTTCTAGCAGAGGTGTTACGCAATCCGGCTCAGTATGGAATTGAGACAAACCTAGAAGAAATAGGAATTGAAATCTACGACGTGGGCGATCGCGATCGTCATTCCCATGTGCCTGCCGAAATTTTGACCCTGTTGCAATTTCTCGATCGCCCCCATTCGCCCGATTACCTGAAAGCAGCGCTCAGAGTGTTGAGCGATCGTCAACTCATTCCGCCTCAAGACCTCAACCGCTTAGTCAGTTTCCCCGAACAATTCCTCTATCCTGCCCCTCTCGATCCACCCCAACCCGAACCCGTCCTACGCGCTCGTCGCTATTGTGCAGGGTTGCTTCGTGCCCGACTAGAACTGCCCCATTACCAACTCATTTCTTTCCTGGCAATGACCTTGCAATATGACCAAGCCGAGCTAGCAAGCGCCGATAAACTTGCAGAGCGGATCTCTCAACAAACTTCTGCTGACTCATCAATGGTTGCTGTACTTGAAGCCCTGAGCGAACTTGTCCGCTCCGAGCGCTTTGAACCTGTTGAAGCCGACGATTCTGAAGCTCGATATATCCGCCCTCGTCAGCTAACTATTATGACGATGCACAAAGCCAAAGGTCTAGATTGGGACTACGTGTTTCTACCCTTTCTTCACGACTCTTTGATTCCCGGTAGTCTTCGGGTTTTACCTCAAGCCCAATTTCTGGGTAACTTCACGCTCTCTGAAGTGGCTAGGGCACAAATCCGTGCCCATATCCACGGCGAAGGAATTCTGCCCAATATCGAGGCGGCTTGGAATCGCGCGGGTTTGCTTAAGACAGCAGAAGAATTTCGGCTGCTATATGTGGCAATGACCCGCGCCCGTAAACTTTTATGGATGTCAGCCGCGCGCCTGGCTCCCTTCACTTGGAGCAAGCCAGAAAACCTGAGCGATCGAGAGGCTTGTTCAGTGTTACCTGCCCTAGCCCAGCGATTTCCGCAGGCTGTATCCCAGGACAAGAGCGATCGCGGCTGA
- a CDS encoding Uma2 family endonuclease: MQATQTRDYTPEEYLAIEEFSEYKSEYINGQIIPMAGGSTNHNRIALNFSSALNFAFKQQDYEVFIGDVRLWIPEKQIFTYPDVMIIAGEPEYVSNRTDIITNPVVIIEVLSKSTQAYDREGKFNAYRTIPSFQEYLLVDQTRIHVGQSFITGKKQGWFREYDDEDEAIALAAVPFQISLNDLYSKVKFEQEIEEELLSSQLLNE, translated from the coding sequence ATGCAAGCCACCCAAACTCGTGACTACACACCCGAAGAATATCTGGCAATAGAGGAATTTTCCGAGTACAAAAGCGAATATATCAATGGACAAATTATTCCTATGGCAGGTGGAAGTACAAACCATAATCGAATTGCCCTAAATTTTAGTAGCGCATTGAATTTTGCATTTAAACAGCAAGACTATGAGGTTTTCATTGGTGATGTCCGGTTGTGGATACCTGAAAAGCAGATCTTCACCTATCCAGACGTAATGATTATTGCAGGCGAACCAGAATATGTTAGCAATCGCACGGATATAATTACCAATCCTGTAGTTATTATTGAGGTCTTGTCAAAATCTACTCAGGCATACGATCGCGAGGGAAAGTTTAATGCTTACCGCACTATTCCAAGTTTTCAAGAATATCTATTAGTAGATCAAACCCGAATTCATGTGGGGCAGTCTTTCATAACGGGTAAGAAACAAGGATGGTTTCGGGAATATGACGACGAAGATGAAGCGATCGCCCTTGCCGCAGTTCCCTTTCAGATTTCCTTGAATGATCTCTACAGTAAAGTCAAATTTGAGCAAGAGATAGAAGAAGAACTTCTATCCTCACAACTGCTGAATGAGTAG
- a CDS encoding type II toxin-antitoxin system PemK/MazF family toxin, producing the protein MTQRSLQFGDIVTAIFPEQMPKGREQQGYRPAIVVAIPDLLDIPRFPLIVVMPRTTDRGQKWAIASSNLYPQFSAGVGGLRSPSIALLDQVRSLDISRVTAYRGSLSLEEYQPILSGLQRMFTWTPVS; encoded by the coding sequence ATGACCCAGCGATCGTTGCAGTTTGGAGACATCGTCACAGCAATCTTCCCAGAGCAGATGCCAAAAGGGCGCGAGCAGCAAGGATACCGACCTGCAATTGTTGTAGCTATTCCTGACCTCCTTGACATCCCTCGTTTTCCGCTAATTGTGGTGATGCCACGCACTACAGATAGAGGTCAGAAATGGGCGATTGCTTCCTCCAACTTATATCCTCAATTCTCCGCAGGAGTCGGTGGGCTGCGTTCTCCCTCTATTGCTTTGCTAGATCAAGTGAGATCATTAGATATCAGCCGAGTAACGGCATACCGCGGCAGTTTATCCCTTGAGGAATATCAGCCAATTCTGTCCGGACTTCAGCGAATGTTTACCTGGACTCCTGTATCTTGA
- a CDS encoding glycosyltransferase family 39 protein — protein sequence MPLKVFPRPIAHYLLLFTILLLGLGLRFWHLDSKPLWLDEVLSALFTMGRSYQDIPREEFFPLTALDQLFTLQPGITCPQIAQTIATQSVHPPLFFCLMHRWLNWLQPNAENWVWAIRSLPALLGVGAIGASYYLNRVAFSKSAGLASAALMAVSPFAVYLSQEARHYTLPMLLITLALAALVQMQQDLTQQAFRPWVWLGWVVLNSIGLYVHYFFALAVVAQVIALGGWMGIGQRRPLHHWGFLGGAIAGIVLCYLPWLPTLISHTGRPETDWLIPYKPDWLDRVAPLYQTVVGWVLMIIALPVENQSFAIKVASSLTITVFGLWLISRVVVASRSLWKTFSLRPAIVLLLGFTLCVILEFFAIVYVLDKDITVVPRYNFVYYPGICALLGACFGGVGSGQEPLPWRIWIRGVGRSLRDTHKGSLLIILLVGLISSGFVVNGWVFQKSYRPNEVAQDMVLKPDRPLIVVVSYTSLQDIALGLSFALELRKLYSVKDVEKSVRFAFFDRSQSYQQMWKTLARSPQLLPLPLNLWVVTSPGTRAKDYPERLRLASQPGQRRTLCQVDPQEFYRIGFPYQLYRCAVKGGKPLSDQGQG from the coding sequence GTGCCCCTCAAAGTTTTTCCTCGTCCGATCGCTCATTACCTTCTACTTTTCACCATCCTGCTCTTAGGCTTGGGGCTACGATTTTGGCACCTTGATAGTAAACCTTTGTGGCTGGATGAAGTTCTGAGTGCGCTGTTTACAATGGGACGGAGTTATCAAGATATTCCACGGGAAGAGTTTTTCCCATTAACCGCACTAGATCAATTATTTACGCTGCAACCTGGGATAACTTGTCCTCAAATCGCTCAAACGATCGCCACCCAATCGGTTCATCCTCCCTTATTTTTCTGTTTAATGCACCGTTGGCTGAACTGGCTACAGCCCAATGCCGAAAACTGGGTTTGGGCAATTCGATCGCTGCCTGCATTGCTAGGCGTGGGAGCGATCGGAGCAAGTTATTATCTTAACCGCGTTGCTTTTTCTAAATCGGCAGGATTAGCAAGTGCAGCGCTGATGGCAGTTTCTCCATTTGCAGTTTATTTATCGCAAGAGGCGCGGCATTACACGCTGCCAATGCTGCTAATTACGCTGGCGTTAGCAGCATTGGTGCAGATGCAGCAAGACTTGACCCAGCAAGCATTTCGCCCATGGGTATGGTTGGGTTGGGTTGTTCTCAATAGTATTGGGCTATACGTTCATTACTTCTTCGCGTTGGCAGTGGTCGCACAAGTTATTGCATTGGGCGGATGGATGGGAATAGGGCAGCGTAGACCCCTTCACCATTGGGGATTTTTAGGAGGAGCGATCGCCGGGATTGTCCTCTGTTATTTGCCCTGGCTACCTACCCTGATCAGCCATACAGGTCGCCCCGAAACAGACTGGCTGATTCCTTATAAACCCGATTGGTTAGATCGGGTTGCCCCACTCTATCAAACGGTTGTGGGTTGGGTGCTGATGATCATTGCATTGCCTGTGGAAAACCAATCTTTTGCTATTAAAGTTGCATCGAGCCTAACTATTACAGTGTTTGGGTTGTGGCTGATTAGTCGCGTAGTAGTAGCATCCCGAAGCCTGTGGAAAACTTTTTCTTTACGTCCGGCAATCGTGCTGCTTTTGGGCTTTACCTTGTGCGTGATTTTAGAGTTTTTTGCGATCGTTTATGTTTTAGACAAGGACATTACAGTCGTTCCTCGATATAACTTTGTGTACTATCCAGGGATCTGTGCCTTGCTGGGAGCGTGTTTTGGAGGTGTTGGATCTGGGCAGGAGCCCTTACCATGGCGCATTTGGATTAGGGGAGTAGGGCGATCTCTTCGAGATACCCACAAGGGGTCGCTACTCATTATCCTGCTAGTCGGTTTAATTAGCAGCGGATTTGTGGTGAATGGGTGGGTATTTCAAAAGTCCTATCGTCCTAATGAAGTGGCTCAAGATATGGTTTTGAAGCCCGATCGACCCCTGATTGTGGTCGTTAGCTATACGTCGCTCCAAGACATTGCTTTAGGGTTAAGCTTTGCGTTGGAGTTGCGTAAACTGTACTCGGTAAAGGATGTGGAAAAGTCGGTACGGTTTGCATTTTTTGATCGTTCACAAAGTTATCAACAGATGTGGAAAACTTTAGCGCGATCGCCCCAACTGTTGCCCCTGCCGCTCAATCTGTGGGTTGTTACTTCTCCTGGAACCCGAGCAAAGGACTATCCAGAACGGCTCAGGTTAGCCAGCCAGCCAGGGCAAAGACGCACCCTTTGCCAAGTTGATCCTCAAGAATTTTATCGGATTGGGTTTCCCTACCAATTGTATCGATGTGCAGTGAAGGGAGGTAAGCCACTGTCGGATCAAGGTCAGGGGTGA
- the hpsP gene encoding hormogonium polysaccharide biosynthesis glycosyltransferase HpsP, with protein sequence MSKPLHILQIIPSVSLVYGGPSQMVLGLSKALAEKGVEVTILTTDSNGDVGQPPLDVPCDRPISQDGYQIRYFHCSPFRRYKFSLGLLQWLAQHGREFDLAHIHALFSPVSSLAATVARHQQLPYILRPLGTLDPADLQKKRQLKQLYAAVLERPNLRGAAALHFTSDQEAKISERFGTMSRELVLPLGVKPVEQNLQARQVMRAQYAIPGDRPIILFMSRLDRKKGFDLLLPALQQLAAAGQDFHFVLAGSNSQDPDYEQEIFAQIQQSTLKERTAIAGFVTGEDKAMLLQAADLFVLPSYYENFGIAVAEAMVAGVPVVISDQVYIWDQIQQAEAGWVSPCTVSGLVEQLRLALADSAERQRRGENAKAHALKNYSWGAIAQQMIATYHQILHP encoded by the coding sequence ATGAGTAAACCCCTTCACATTCTCCAAATTATTCCTTCTGTTTCGCTGGTTTACGGCGGCCCTAGTCAAATGGTACTGGGACTTTCTAAGGCTTTGGCAGAGAAGGGTGTAGAGGTGACGATTCTGACAACCGATTCTAATGGCGATGTGGGACAACCACCTTTAGATGTGCCATGCGATCGCCCCATTTCACAAGATGGCTATCAAATTCGATACTTCCACTGCTCACCGTTTCGCCGCTACAAGTTTTCCTTGGGGCTGTTGCAATGGCTAGCACAGCACGGACGCGAATTTGACCTTGCCCATATTCATGCTCTGTTCTCGCCTGTCAGCAGCCTAGCTGCAACAGTGGCGCGTCATCAGCAACTTCCCTACATCCTGCGTCCGCTAGGCACCCTCGACCCCGCCGACTTACAGAAAAAACGTCAGCTTAAACAACTTTACGCAGCGGTATTAGAGCGCCCCAACTTAAGAGGAGCCGCAGCCCTTCACTTTACTAGCGACCAAGAGGCAAAAATCTCGGAGCGGTTTGGAACAATGAGCCGGGAATTAGTCTTGCCTTTAGGAGTAAAACCTGTAGAGCAGAATCTACAGGCAAGACAAGTGATGCGCGCTCAGTACGCCATTCCTGGCGATCGCCCTATCATTCTTTTTATGTCCCGCCTCGATCGCAAAAAGGGATTTGATCTGCTACTCCCAGCCTTGCAGCAGCTAGCAGCAGCGGGACAAGACTTTCACTTTGTGCTAGCCGGGTCTAATTCTCAAGATCCAGACTACGAGCAAGAGATCTTCGCCCAGATTCAGCAATCTACTTTGAAGGAACGAACGGCGATCGCGGGATTTGTTACAGGCGAAGATAAAGCTATGCTGCTTCAAGCCGCCGACTTATTCGTGCTGCCTTCTTATTACGAAAACTTTGGGATTGCAGTGGCAGAAGCAATGGTTGCAGGAGTGCCTGTCGTGATTTCAGATCAGGTCTACATCTGGGATCAAATTCAGCAGGCAGAGGCGGGATGGGTTAGCCCTTGTACGGTGTCTGGATTGGTAGAGCAACTCCGGTTGGCTCTAGCCGACAGCGCAGAACGGCAGCGTCGGGGAGAAAATGCAAAAGCTCATGCGTTGAAGAACTATAGCTGGGGGGCGATCGCGCAGCAAATGATTGCAACCTACCACCAGATCCTTCACCCCTGA
- the hpsO gene encoding hormogonium polysaccharide biosynthesis glycosyltransferase HpsO produces MKILVASHTYIVDLNCEKFKTLASLAPNIEVTIVVPRKWRPGGVQNKLIETRFWQKGSFRVVPVSNFSQNNQGMLCFGADLVSLMQEFRPDIIQVEQGAKAIAYAQMITLNRLLKLNAKNLFFTWWNLPYRLKFPVSALEAYNLHHSHGIVSGNQDGVDVLRQRGYKGEMRVMPQLGVDESLFRPQAQPKLAAQLGIQPHEFVIGFVGRFVEEKGLLTLCDAVAGLAKEKHWKLLLLGRGELKEQLMAKAEEAGIGDRLIIIESVAHKDVPRFINLMNVLVLPSQSTQKFKTLTSAGWKEQFGHVLIEAMACQVPVIGSDSGEIPHVIGDTGMVFPEGNVEALRDCLARLMSQPELAIDLSKRAYSRAMECYTNRALARRQLDFYQHLLGKKNE; encoded by the coding sequence ATGAAAATTCTTGTTGCTAGCCATACCTATATTGTGGATCTCAACTGCGAAAAGTTCAAAACCCTCGCATCCTTAGCACCTAATATCGAAGTAACAATTGTGGTGCCTAGGAAATGGCGACCCGGCGGCGTGCAAAATAAACTTATTGAAACCCGCTTCTGGCAAAAGGGTTCTTTTCGAGTCGTGCCCGTGTCGAACTTTAGCCAAAACAATCAGGGAATGCTCTGTTTTGGCGCAGATTTAGTCTCCTTAATGCAGGAGTTTCGCCCCGATATTATTCAAGTAGAGCAAGGGGCAAAGGCGATCGCTTATGCCCAAATGATTACCCTGAATCGTCTCCTCAAACTCAACGCCAAAAACCTTTTCTTTACCTGGTGGAACTTGCCCTATAGGCTCAAGTTCCCCGTTTCGGCACTAGAGGCGTACAATCTGCACCATAGTCACGGCATTGTGTCGGGCAACCAAGATGGCGTGGATGTGTTGCGGCAGCGCGGCTACAAAGGCGAAATGCGAGTTATGCCCCAACTTGGTGTCGATGAGTCTCTCTTTCGTCCTCAAGCACAGCCAAAACTTGCTGCACAGCTAGGGATTCAGCCGCATGAGTTTGTGATTGGGTTTGTCGGGCGATTTGTTGAAGAGAAGGGGCTTTTAACGCTGTGTGATGCAGTGGCAGGTCTGGCAAAAGAAAAGCATTGGAAACTTTTGCTATTAGGTCGGGGCGAATTAAAAGAACAGTTGATGGCGAAAGCTGAAGAAGCAGGAATTGGCGATCGCCTCATCATCATCGAAAGCGTAGCCCACAAAGATGTTCCTCGCTTTATCAACTTGATGAATGTGCTAGTGCTGCCTTCCCAATCCACCCAAAAGTTCAAAACCTTGACCTCGGCAGGCTGGAAAGAGCAGTTTGGACACGTTCTCATTGAAGCAATGGCTTGTCAAGTGCCCGTCATTGGCTCTGATTCTGGCGAGATTCCCCATGTCATTGGCGACACGGGCATGGTCTTTCCTGAAGGCAATGTAGAGGCTCTGCGGGATTGTTTGGCGCGGTTGATGAGTCAGCCGGAACTGGCGATCGATCTCTCCAAACGGGCTTACTCTAGAGCGATGGAATGTTACACCAATCGAGCTTTAGCGCGGCGGCAGTTAGACTTTTATCAGCATTTGCTAGGGAAAAAGAATGAGTAA
- the hpsN gene encoding hormogonium polysaccharide biosynthesis glycosyltransferase HpsN — MSLPSISVIIPTYGREDTLRETLADVVQQDYPHFDVIVVDQKPQHQPETQVYLDQLAAAQTIRLFQVDWASLPGARNYAVRRSQADIVLFLDDDVQLSPGFLMAHAQNYSRAEVGAVAGRVFDRMKLADHQSGLAIEDLPPEAMNPGIAWYHINLVHTVKPQQVLTARGCNMSFRREIFAKHGIWFDERFRGSAVREESDFCLHIRKTGLMIWYDPAAHLVHLGEETGGCHDISTRSLQYQVTFYHNHFLMGLKSLTPGQCLQFFIKLFDCHVLGHPPCYKSGSPLKVMSRGVFYILAFIKAVGTMVKSLWNDGQVYSQSDRVDPALREWAS, encoded by the coding sequence GTGAGCTTACCTTCTATTTCTGTCATTATTCCAACCTATGGGCGCGAAGATACTTTACGCGAAACCCTTGCCGATGTGGTGCAGCAAGATTATCCTCACTTTGATGTCATTGTGGTGGATCAAAAGCCGCAGCATCAGCCCGAAACGCAGGTTTATTTAGATCAGCTTGCTGCGGCGCAAACAATTCGTTTATTTCAGGTAGATTGGGCAAGTCTGCCAGGCGCGCGAAACTATGCAGTCAGGCGATCGCAAGCCGATATTGTCCTGTTCCTCGACGATGACGTGCAGCTATCTCCGGGGTTTTTAATGGCTCATGCCCAAAACTATTCCCGCGCTGAGGTTGGGGCTGTTGCAGGTCGCGTGTTCGATCGCATGAAATTAGCAGATCATCAGTCAGGATTGGCGATCGAAGATTTGCCGCCGGAAGCGATGAATCCAGGGATAGCCTGGTATCACATTAATTTGGTGCATACGGTTAAGCCGCAGCAGGTCTTGACGGCGCGGGGCTGTAATATGTCTTTTCGGCGCGAGATTTTTGCCAAACACGGTATTTGGTTTGATGAACGGTTTCGGGGCAGCGCGGTACGGGAAGAGTCAGATTTTTGTCTGCATATTCGCAAAACAGGGCTAATGATTTGGTATGACCCAGCGGCGCATTTGGTGCATTTGGGCGAGGAAACAGGCGGTTGTCATGACATTAGTACGCGATCGCTGCAATACCAGGTTACTTTCTACCACAATCACTTTTTAATGGGGTTAAAAAGTCTTACGCCGGGGCAGTGTCTCCAGTTTTTCATTAAGCTGTTTGATTGTCATGTCTTGGGGCACCCTCCTTGCTACAAAAGCGGTTCCCCGCTAAAGGTCATGAGTCGAGGCGTGTTCTACATCCTTGCGTTCATTAAGGCAGTCGGAACGATGGTAAAGTCGCTGTGGAATGACGGGCAAGTTTACAGTCAAAGCGACCGGGTAGATCCTGCTTTGAGGGAATGGGCATCATGA
- a CDS encoding acyltransferase family protein, with protein MSKDRLAWIDVLKGIGILSVVAGHIYGGVLGDMIFLFHMPLFFVIGGMLYRSPSSDRAFLKQKAVHLLIPYLSFLVLLSAKDVVAALLHIFKSPSLATVSDLFQIVGIAIYGGRLLQGWTGVFWFVTCFFLTQQLFNILYKRCSRKGWLICLAIALGVSYLNARFFLQVSFPWNVNVVFAALPFFAFGFYLKQTHLHKLAYGIAAGMTAIALWLISNGYEISYNMKGSGYGIPLITPLFSIAVIIILIGLSKLIAQYLGMLQKGLSYLGAASMVIMYLHQPIQLTLKKLETASEIRFLLASLIPVAIYFLIKERTLTRAFLLGSPQDFEGFVRPLG; from the coding sequence ATGAGCAAAGATCGATTAGCGTGGATTGATGTTTTAAAGGGAATTGGCATTCTTTCAGTAGTTGCAGGTCATATCTATGGCGGCGTACTAGGAGATATGATTTTTCTGTTCCATATGCCGTTGTTTTTTGTGATTGGTGGAATGTTGTACCGATCGCCCTCTAGCGATCGTGCCTTTCTCAAACAGAAAGCGGTTCATTTACTAATTCCCTATCTTTCTTTTCTGGTATTACTCTCGGCAAAAGATGTTGTGGCAGCGTTGCTGCACATTTTCAAGTCGCCCAGTTTAGCAACGGTTTCTGATCTGTTTCAGATTGTGGGAATTGCAATTTATGGCGGACGGTTGTTGCAAGGATGGACGGGGGTGTTTTGGTTTGTGACTTGTTTCTTCTTAACGCAGCAATTGTTTAATATTTTGTACAAACGCTGTAGTCGAAAAGGTTGGCTGATTTGCCTGGCGATCGCCCTTGGCGTTAGCTACCTCAACGCGCGGTTTTTTCTCCAGGTGAGCTTTCCTTGGAACGTGAATGTAGTTTTTGCAGCGTTGCCGTTTTTTGCGTTTGGGTTTTATTTGAAGCAAACTCATCTGCACAAACTAGCCTATGGAATAGCGGCAGGAATGACGGCGATCGCCCTCTGGCTAATCAGCAATGGCTATGAAATTTCCTACAACATGAAAGGTTCTGGGTATGGTATCCCTTTGATAACGCCCCTCTTTTCAATAGCAGTAATTATTATCTTAATCGGCTTGTCTAAACTAATTGCTCAGTATTTAGGAATGTTGCAAAAGGGATTATCTTATTTAGGTGCAGCATCAATGGTCATTATGTATCTGCATCAGCCGATTCAACTGACACTGAAAAAGCTGGAAACTGCGAGCGAAATCCGGTTCTTGCTAGCATCATTGATTCCAGTCGCAATTTATTTTCTAATTAAAGAACGAACCTTAACAAGGGCATTTCTTCTGGGTTCGCCTCAAGATTTTGAAGGATTTGTGCGTCCTCTGGGATAA